A genome region from Brassica oleracea var. oleracea cultivar TO1000 chromosome C2, BOL, whole genome shotgun sequence includes the following:
- the LOC106325462 gene encoding uncharacterized protein LOC106325462, giving the protein MPPKVMDALMYYTKLDLMRKFGDSAPCKIALFDTNFPASIVKQHARLTKTAVKDRCKMRFDDSALQLLRVDPDCEMTYDRIYFPFNIDKYHWVGVCLDIMSATLHVIDCNMSLRSESLMKKDLNPVANVFPYLINAVIGGDSRNLPKPFILSRSKGIPQNPNPRDSAVMTALLIQAHASSGVDGCKEVTPVALHSASKQLAVMVYRAICPV; this is encoded by the exons ATGCCGCCAAAG GTCATGGATGCTCTTATGTATTATACAAAACTTGATCTCATGAGAAAGTTTGGCGACTCTGCCCCATGTAAGATAGCCTTGTTTGACACCAACTTCCCCGCCTCGATCGTTAAACAACACGCAAGGCTTACTAAGACTGCTGTGAAAGACCGTTGTAAGATGAGATTTGATGATTCTGCGCTTCAGCTTCTCAGAGTTGACCCTGACTGCGAGATGACTTATGATAGGATATACTTTCCATTCAACATTGACAAATATCATTGGGTTGGTGTCTGTCTTGATATCATGTCAGCTACTCTACATGTCATTGACTGCAACATGAGTCTTCGCAGCGAGAGCCTGATGAAGAAGGATTTGAATCCAGTCGCAAATGTCTTTCCTTACCTAATCAACGCAGTGATAGGAGGTGACTCACGTAACCTACCCAAACCTTTCATTCTTTCTAGGTCCAAGGGTATTCCACAGAATCCAAACCCCAGAGACTCTGCCGTTATGACTGCTCTCCTGATACAAGCTCATGCTTCCAGTGGAGTGGATGGGTGTAAAGAAGTTACCCCGGTTGCTCTGCACTCAGCGTCTAAACAACTCGCGGTGATGGTGTATAGGGCTATATGTCCTGTCTAG